A single window of Kitasatospora sp. HUAS MG31 DNA harbors:
- a CDS encoding MFS transporter, which translates to MYLATTGRRTDAPSRPAGTRRRVPGTVIALGAVSLVTDVSSEMVTAVLPLYLVLGLGLSPLQFGFLDGLFNGATALVRLLGGRLADHGGGRHRTIAGAGYLLSALSRLGLLLAGGAAGGIAAALAADRLGKGVRTAPRDALISLSAPPEALGRAFGVHRAMDTTGALLGPVVAFAVLWATADAYDAVFAVSFATGLFGVLVLFLFVPAGARAGAGAGAAGAGAGVAGAAAGSGPTGRSRNRSRALGDPVFRRVVTAAALLGAVTIGDSFLYLLLQRGLDLPPLLFPLLPLGAAAGYLLLAVPAGRIADRTGRRLPFLCGHVALLTAYLTLMAPPGWPAAVLVLVLLAVFYAATDGVLMALAGPVLPPDGRAGGLAVLQTGQALARLVGAAGFGAAWTWWGPRPALAVAALGLAAALVAAWRILPGRESS; encoded by the coding sequence ATGTACCTGGCCACCACCGGCCGCCGTACGGACGCGCCGTCCCGCCCCGCCGGGACAAGGCGGCGCGTCCCCGGCACGGTCATCGCCCTCGGCGCGGTCAGCCTGGTCACCGACGTCTCCTCGGAGATGGTCACGGCCGTGCTGCCGCTCTACCTGGTGCTGGGGCTCGGCCTCTCGCCCCTGCAATTCGGTTTCCTCGACGGGCTGTTCAACGGTGCCACGGCGCTGGTCCGGCTGCTCGGCGGCCGGCTCGCCGACCACGGCGGAGGCCGGCACCGGACGATCGCCGGAGCCGGCTACCTGCTCTCGGCGCTCTCACGGCTCGGGCTGCTGCTGGCCGGCGGGGCCGCCGGCGGGATCGCCGCCGCGCTGGCCGCCGACCGGCTCGGCAAGGGCGTGCGGACCGCGCCGCGGGACGCGCTGATCTCGCTCAGCGCACCGCCGGAGGCGCTCGGCCGGGCGTTCGGCGTCCACCGGGCGATGGACACCACCGGGGCGCTGCTCGGTCCCGTGGTCGCGTTCGCGGTGCTGTGGGCGACGGCGGACGCGTACGACGCGGTCTTCGCGGTCAGCTTCGCCACGGGGCTGTTCGGCGTGCTGGTGCTGTTCCTGTTCGTCCCGGCGGGAGCGAGGGCGGGGGCGGGGGCCGGCGCGGCGGGGGCCGGGGCCGGCGTGGCGGGGGCGGCCGCCGGATCGGGGCCCACCGGACGCAGCAGGAACAGGAGCAGGGCCCTCGGCGATCCGGTGTTCCGCCGGGTCGTCACGGCCGCCGCGCTCCTGGGGGCGGTGACGATCGGCGATTCCTTCCTCTACCTCCTGCTCCAACGCGGCCTGGACCTGCCGCCCCTGCTCTTCCCGCTGCTGCCGCTCGGCGCCGCCGCCGGCTACCTGCTGCTGGCCGTACCGGCGGGCCGGATCGCGGACCGGACCGGGCGGCGCCTCCCGTTCCTCTGCGGGCACGTCGCGCTGCTCACCGCCTACCTCACCCTGATGGCCCCGCCCGGATGGCCGGCCGCCGTCCTCGTCCTGGTGCTCCTCGCCGTCTTCTACGCCGCCACCGACGGCGTGCTGATGGCCCTGGCCGGGCCGGTGCTGCCGCCCGACGGCCGAGCGGGCGGGCTCGCGGTGCTGCAGACCGGCCAGGCGCTGGCCCGGCTGGTCGGCGCGGCCGGCTTCGGTGCCGCCTGGACCTGGTGGGGGCCGCGCCCGGCCCTGGCGGTGGCCGCGCTCGGGCTGGCCGCCGCCCTCGTCGCCGCCTGGCGGATCCTGCCGGGAAGGGAGAGCTCGTGA